The bacterium region GGTCGGCCCCTACGAGGATCTCGCGCGGTTTGTCGTATTCAATACCCCTGCGACTCGAGGTAGGTTATCAACTCCAGCGCCACCTCGTGGTCCGGGGTGTAGGGCCGGGTATCGTAGAAGCGACGGAGAAGGTCCAGCGCCTCGGCGGGCCGGTTCAACCGCTCGGCGTAGAGCCCGCCCAGCCAGAAGAGGAAGTAGGGGTCGTCGGGCGCCACCTTCAGGCCCCGCTCGACGATGGCCGCCGCGCCCGCGTAATCCCCCCGCGCCAGGCTCACCTTCATCAGGTTCCGGTACACCTCGGGATTGCCGGGGTTGAGCTCCATCGAGCGCCGCAGGTAGGTCTCCGCCGTGTCCAGGGCCGACTTGTCGCCCATCTCCACCCGCTCCAGGAAAAGCGCGCCGAGGTTCAAGAGCGCCCAGCTGTCGTTGGGGTAAACCGAGAGCGCTTGCTCGAAATTCCGCTGCGCCTCCGTGCGCATCCCCAGCTTCAGGTGCGCCAGCCCCAGGTTGGTGTAGGTGAGATAAATCTTCGGGTTGGCCCGAATCGCCCGCTCGTACTCGTCCACGGCGAGTGAGTACACCCCCTGGTCGTAGTAGATGGTGCCCAGGTTGTTGTGCAGCACGGCGTCGTTGCCGACCAGCTCCACGCCGAACAGACTCAAGGGGAGGTTGGTCACCAGGAGCCCGGGGACGACCAGGGCCAGGGCTTTCAGGCGCGTCTTGCCGCCCTCCTTCAGTCGGCGGACCAGCTCGACCGCGGCCCACACGGCGGGCGGCAACAGCAGCGGGACCACCGGCAGCCTGTACCGGGCGGTGACGAAGAAGGCGACGATGGTCAGGGAGTAGACCAGGACGAAGAGCCAGACGGCCCCCATCCGCCGTCGCCGCTCGCGGTCCCAGACCAGGGCCGCCAAACCCAGCACGACCAGCACCCCGAAGAAGTAGGACGGCGACTCCCAGCCCAGGATGATGTGGATGTTGGCCACCTGCATGATCTCGTGGCGGTGGACGAAGAGGAGCGCCTTGGTCGCCAGGAGGCCGAGCCAGCGCCCGAAGTCCTTGCCGATGTACTCGCCGGCCTTGGCCGCCCACCAGTCCGACACCTCGCCGTAGGTCATGGGGCGGACCTCGAGGCCGCTCACGTACTGTCGGCCGCCCGGGTCGCTCTTGACGTCCACCATGGGCGGGTTGACGTACTCCCCGGTGGCCAGCTCGTTGTTGCCGATGTAGAGGTTGATGCCGCCGTTGGCGGTTACGGGGACGAACTCGCCGCCGGCGACCGCGTTGTGGATGGTGGCCGGGACCACGAAGGCCAGCACCCCGGCGGTCACGAGGAGCACACGCCGCAGCCCGGGCTTCCAATTATCCTTGAGGCGCGCTCGGAGGCGGTTCCAGAAGCCCCTCGCTCCGGGCTCGACTTTTTTCCACAGGGCGAGAAAGGCCCACACCGCCAGCACCGGGGCGAAGACGAGGATATTGGCCCGTCCCAGGGCGTAGAGCCCCAGGCTCATCCCCGCCCCCAGCCAGTGGTACCACCGGTCCCCATCCTGCCCCCGGATGACGAGGTAGAGCGCCAGGGTGGCGAAGAAGACCAACAGGACGCTCATCAGCATCGCGGTGTCGTAGAGGAAGAGGGCGGGGTAGAGCGCCGCGGCCAGCCCGGCGATGAAGCCGATCTTCGGTCCGTACAGTCGTCGGCCTATGGCGGCCGTCAAAAGCACCGTCCCCACGCCGACCAGGATTCCCGCCAGGTGCGCCAGGAGCAGCAAGTGGCCGAAGAGGAGGTACACCCCGGTGAGGAAGTAGGCGTAGAGCGGCCCCATGTAGAACGAGCCCTCGAGGTACTTCGCCGCCTCCCCGTGCGGGCCGGCGTAATCCGGGTTCGTCCACGAGTCCGCCAGCGTCCAGGCCCAGTCGTCGTAGACCTCGGAGTCCATCACCGGGTGGGTGAAGGCCGGGCTCTCGGTGAGCTGGGAGAGGATGATGAGCCGGGGCGCCAGCGCCGCGACCACCAAAACCAGCACGAGCCACCGGCTCCGCCAGAAGGGACGGTCCGTCGGTTCACTCTTCACGGGGGCGGTTTTTTGCTTCGTCATCTCACCGGTACCGCGGAGGGGGTTTAGGAGGGAGGGGGAGATTTTTCATCCGACCCGGTGTCCACCAGGCGGCGACGCATCCTCAAGTGCAGCACCCGGGCCGTGAGCACCGTCAGGCCGTAGACCGCCAGGCCCACGAGCACGGCCAGGACGACCATCCCCACCGAGTAGGGCCAGGCCGCCTCGCCGAAGAGCTGCACCATGCGGCGCGCCGCCCCCTCCAACCCGATCTGGGAGAAGGAGAGCGAGGTCGTCACCTGCACCCCGGTTATCCAGCTCCCGATCTTGTACTCCAGCCAGAAGAAGAAGGGGAGGGTGAAGGGGTTGCCGAGTTGGGTGCCGAGAATGGCGGCCAGACGGTTCGAGGGGGTTATCGAGGCCAGGAGCACCGCCAGCACGGCGTGGAGGCCGATCAGAGGCGTGAGGGATATCGCGGCCCCGAGGGCCAGCCCCAGCGCCACCTCCTTGGGGTCCTTATGCCCGACGAGCCAGGAGGTGAAACGGTGCCAGATGCTTTTCAGCCACGCCACGGGCACGGGGAACCGTCCGGGTCGGGGGGAACGGGGTGATTTTAGCTGATGCC contains the following coding sequences:
- a CDS encoding tetratricopeptide repeat protein — its product is MTKQKTAPVKSEPTDRPFWRSRWLVLVLVVAALAPRLIILSQLTESPAFTHPVMDSEVYDDWAWTLADSWTNPDYAGPHGEAAKYLEGSFYMGPLYAYFLTGVYLLFGHLLLLAHLAGILVGVGTVLLTAAIGRRLYGPKIGFIAGLAAALYPALFLYDTAMLMSVLLVFFATLALYLVIRGQDGDRWYHWLGAGMSLGLYALGRANILVFAPVLAVWAFLALWKKVEPGARGFWNRLRARLKDNWKPGLRRVLLVTAGVLAFVVPATIHNAVAGGEFVPVTANGGINLYIGNNELATGEYVNPPMVDVKSDPGGRQYVSGLEVRPMTYGEVSDWWAAKAGEYIGKDFGRWLGLLATKALLFVHRHEIMQVANIHIILGWESPSYFFGVLVVLGLAALVWDRERRRRMGAVWLFVLVYSLTIVAFFVTARYRLPVVPLLLPPAVWAAVELVRRLKEGGKTRLKALALVVPGLLVTNLPLSLFGVELVGNDAVLHNNLGTIYYDQGVYSLAVDEYERAIRANPKIYLTYTNLGLAHLKLGMRTEAQRNFEQALSVYPNDSWALLNLGALFLERVEMGDKSALDTAETYLRRSMELNPGNPEVYRNLMKVSLARGDYAGAAAIVERGLKVAPDDPYFLFWLGGLYAERLNRPAEALDLLRRFYDTRPYTPDHEVALELITYLESQGY
- a CDS encoding DUF2062 domain-containing protein, with protein sequence MAWLKSIWHRFTSWLVGHKDPKEVALGLALGAAISLTPLIGLHAVLAVLLASITPSNRLAAILGTQLGNPFTLPFFFWLEYKIGSWITGVQVTTSLSFSQIGLEGAARRMVQLFGEAAWPYSVGMVVLAVLVGLAVYGLTVLTARVLHLRMRRRLVDTGSDEKSPPPS